A genomic window from Clostridia bacterium includes:
- the dctP gene encoding TRAP transporter substrate-binding protein DctP, with protein sequence MKNAGLTRRIVPMMACIILIAVSSGLGEAAPRVEKLNLAHVLASSHPCHLALTQFAEAVKKETDGRIQISIISGGALGGEKDEIDQIKMGALDFALLYGVSLFQGMAPVTAIEELPFLWSSREQAYAAYDCGNSRNVQLDYGL encoded by the coding sequence GTGAAAAACGCAGGACTAACAAGAAGAATCGTACCAATGATGGCATGTATAATCCTGATCGCTGTTAGCTCTGGGTTAGGCGAGGCCGCCCCTCGCGTCGAGAAGCTGAACCTTGCCCACGTTCTTGCGTCCAGCCACCCGTGCCACCTGGCTCTGACACAGTTCGCCGAAGCTGTAAAGAAAGAAACAGACGGCCGCATACAGATATCCATCATCAGCGGCGGCGCCCTTGGAGGAGAGAAGGACGAAATCGACCAGATCAAGATGGGGGCTCTCGATTTCGCACTGCTATATGGAGTGTCGCTGTTCCAGGGCATGGCGCCTGTGACCGCCATAGAAGAGCTGCCCTTCCTCTGGAGTTCCAGAGAGCAGGCGTATGCAGCATACGATTGTGGCAACAGCCGCAACGTTCAGCTGGATTATGGCCTTTGA